From a single Nostoc edaphicum CCNP1411 genomic region:
- a CDS encoding exopolysaccharide biosynthesis protein: MHLRFSEDIKSLLQRLAEQPLTLGDILAETSERGFSLVITLLVLPFLFPMPPGLTGPFGGACLLLSAQMLLGRRSPWLPKKIANYQFPRPFAQLLLQNLGRLTKVFQKIARPRLPKIAHNPLIWRINGFCISLLTILLILPIPFTNPIPTIGILLLTVATIESDGLLICISYGITALITLLFGFLGYAVWLAPSLLPSIFK, translated from the coding sequence ATGCATCTGAGATTTTCTGAAGATATAAAGTCCCTGTTGCAACGCCTAGCAGAACAACCACTGACTCTAGGTGATATTCTGGCAGAAACCTCAGAACGAGGCTTCAGCCTGGTAATTACATTATTAGTTTTGCCCTTTTTATTTCCTATGCCACCAGGATTAACTGGCCCTTTTGGTGGTGCTTGTTTACTATTGTCAGCGCAAATGCTTTTAGGGAGGCGATCGCCTTGGCTACCCAAAAAAATCGCTAACTACCAATTTCCTCGTCCCTTTGCCCAGTTGCTTTTGCAAAATTTGGGACGTCTTACCAAAGTTTTCCAGAAAATCGCCCGTCCCCGATTGCCAAAAATAGCCCATAATCCTTTAATTTGGCGAATCAATGGGTTTTGTATCTCTTTATTAACAATATTACTAATATTACCAATTCCGTTTACAAATCCCATTCCCACTATAGGGATTTTACTTTTGACTGTTGCCACCATCGAATCGGACGGTTTATTAATTTGCATCAGCTACGGTATTACTGCCCTGATTACCTTGCTATTTGGATTTCTTGGTTATGCAGTATGGTTAGCTCCCAGTTTGTTGCCATCTATATTTAAATAA
- a CDS encoding lipid kinase yields the protein MSSRALLLVNRHARQGEKGLSEAIEYLKTLDFDLIEESTENPKHLAEVILRYQHQVDFVIIGGGDGTLNAAVDALIDTQLPLGILPLGTANDLARTLGIPNSLSEACKIIADGNLQRIDLGCVNGKHFFNVASLGLSVKITQRLTKEVKRRWGIFAYAATALQVLWEARPFSAEIVIKGESVRVKTVQIAVGNGRYYGGGMAVADDATIDDQRLDLYSLEIQHWWQIILLLPAMRQGRHIHWQNVRSLQGQEIEVYTRKPRPINTDGEITTYTPAHFRVIPRAIAVLVPSKIRS from the coding sequence ATGAGTTCCCGCGCACTGCTGTTAGTAAATCGTCATGCCCGCCAAGGGGAAAAGGGTCTGTCAGAAGCGATTGAATATCTGAAGACACTCGACTTTGATTTAATTGAGGAGTCTACAGAAAATCCCAAACATCTTGCTGAAGTTATACTTCGCTATCAGCATCAAGTTGACTTCGTAATTATTGGTGGAGGAGATGGCACTCTAAATGCCGCAGTAGATGCTTTAATTGATACTCAGTTACCTTTGGGAATCTTGCCTCTGGGAACTGCCAACGATCTAGCAAGGACTTTGGGAATCCCCAATTCCCTTAGCGAAGCTTGCAAAATTATTGCAGATGGAAATTTACAGCGCATCGACTTGGGTTGTGTAAACGGCAAGCATTTTTTTAACGTTGCCAGTCTGGGATTGAGTGTAAAAATTACCCAACGACTTACCAAAGAAGTCAAACGCCGTTGGGGAATATTTGCTTATGCTGCTACTGCATTGCAAGTGCTTTGGGAAGCTAGACCTTTTTCTGCCGAGATTGTGATCAAGGGTGAATCGGTTCGCGTCAAAACAGTGCAAATTGCTGTGGGTAACGGCCGCTATTACGGCGGCGGTATGGCAGTGGCTGATGATGCCACAATAGATGACCAAAGGTTAGACCTTTATAGCTTAGAAATTCAACACTGGTGGCAAATTATATTATTACTACCCGCAATGAGACAGGGGCGACATATACATTGGCAGAATGTGCGTTCTCTTCAAGGTCAAGAAATAGAGGTGTATACTCGCAAACCGCGCCCTATTAATACAGATGGTGAAATCACTACTTACACTCCTGCTCATTTTCGGGTTATACCTAGAGCTATAGCTGTTTTAGTACCCTCAAAAATCAGGAGTTAG
- the arfB gene encoding alternative ribosome rescue aminoacyl-tRNA hydrolase ArfB: MLQISNKVIIPQTDIEITAIRSQGAGGQNVNKVSTAIHLRFDIVASSLPDYYKQQLLKLNDRRITQEGVVVIKAQEHRSQENNRESALKRLQELIQSAVVVTIKRKPTKPTRSSQRKRLDYKTKRGQVKSNRGQVTDC, encoded by the coding sequence ATGCTGCAAATTTCCAACAAAGTTATTATCCCACAGACTGATATTGAAATTACTGCGATTCGCTCCCAAGGAGCCGGAGGCCAAAATGTTAATAAGGTTTCCACTGCGATCCACTTGCGCTTCGACATTGTGGCTTCATCATTACCCGACTATTATAAACAACAGCTTTTAAAGCTGAACGATAGACGCATTACCCAAGAAGGAGTTGTCGTAATCAAAGCCCAGGAACACCGAAGCCAAGAGAATAATCGGGAGTCAGCCTTGAAACGACTTCAAGAACTCATTCAAAGCGCAGTTGTAGTGACAATAAAACGCAAACCCACCAAACCAACTCGCAGTTCTCAAAGAAAGCGCCTTGACTACAAAACTAAGCGCGGACAGGTTAAATCTAACAGAGGACAGGTGACAGATTGTTGA
- a CDS encoding RNA-binding S4 domain-containing protein produces MKKVRDNTIKLNQFLKLMGIVPTGGQAKLMIQGGDVQVNGMLETRRGRRLVPGDKVTIQGQTLEVNLNNNEDPDEVIDFTEQTE; encoded by the coding sequence ATGAAGAAAGTCAGAGACAACACAATTAAGTTAAATCAATTTTTAAAGTTGATGGGTATAGTGCCAACTGGAGGCCAAGCCAAACTGATGATTCAAGGTGGCGATGTCCAAGTAAATGGTATGTTAGAAACCCGACGAGGACGGCGACTAGTACCAGGTGATAAAGTGACAATACAAGGACAGACTTTAGAGGTGAATTTAAACAACAATGAAGACCCAGATGAAGTAATAGATTTCACCGAACAAACCGAGTAA
- the dpdE gene encoding protein DpdE: MIKLGLLVQSQNNSLGIGKVTEISDANANVEYFCSIGQRLQKTLPLNSLSQVRLEPQARCYIKSQTHDDKWIVGRVFIWDEDTEMYQIDLPDKKTAIASVEDIYVRCNLPNTDPIQTLAMKGHETPYFHDKRLAFVKSLIKQRAVSRGMTGLISANINLYPHQVEVVRRVLEDPIQRYLLADEVGLGKTIEAGAILRQFLLDEPKKGAVILVPQYLLKQWRTELENKFYISHFGKRVAVLAVEDIHKINLKARIGCLILDEAHHIAAMATSKDATVRQRFQTCKEIAHKSDRLLLLSATPVLNHEQDFLAMLHLLDPTTYKIGDLEGFRAKVESRQQVGKVLLSFKEGAEPLVLKNNLQQLRNLFTEDEYLLKLADDLENCLQTNSTEQEQIVQAIRVHVSDTYRLHRRMLRNRRAAVEDVIFDRNFTPKEEYDLDERSLDIHELLNQWRSVAPSDKQYQRIFLLLFLAAGTWLGILEQVITARLTGKPHAKLIQEFKEDDVRILTTTPKFAGEEEILQSFLKIIRQPQEDGERRENLKTVLLNQLGTYFKIPANIRKNQKEFITRIQQRIKRPITGDILPKFIVFTSFVQTCGEIVRYLSDTFGAETIASHQFGESPDKVEEGLNRFKDNPNCFILVCDRSGEEGRNLQFADWLIHFDLPWSPNQLEQRIGRLDRIGSKIGIQSCALIGPYLEDSPHNAWYKVLKDGFGIFQQSIASLQFYVDEKLAELETTLFQSSAAGLLEMISPIQEQIETEIAKISEQNALDEIDANDEIATEYFQELDNYDACHLEMKRAIEGWICDALGFRGLNNPDSSDMRRYQPSTRTLVPINELKNRFADSYLDQFGTYNRRVANQNPGVKLFRVGEGFVEALWSYINWDDRGEAFAMWRTDASWDAKEGKEWFGFQCNYVVEANLRNAKQVLLDNKLDNSQFKNLQRRVDALFPPIIETIYVDGRNEPIRVVEDKALLSILQRPYKDKNNNQGRDYNLAKERLEIIDDFVDPSKWQNFCYQVRNTSAELLSNRPDFIELCQSCAKVAEKKLANRVEQLRLRLNQQSWDNALAEELKIETALNAAILEGIRQPLLRLDSVGFIVVSGRSLMQFD; encoded by the coding sequence ATGATTAAGCTTGGTTTATTGGTACAGTCCCAGAATAACTCTTTGGGTATCGGAAAAGTTACCGAAATATCTGATGCCAATGCGAACGTTGAGTATTTCTGCTCTATAGGGCAACGTCTTCAAAAAACTTTACCTTTAAATTCGCTCTCTCAGGTCAGGCTTGAACCCCAGGCTCGATGCTATATTAAGTCCCAAACCCATGATGATAAATGGATAGTTGGCAGAGTTTTCATCTGGGATGAAGATACGGAAATGTATCAAATTGATTTACCAGACAAGAAAACTGCGATCGCATCTGTTGAAGATATTTACGTTCGTTGTAATCTCCCAAATACAGACCCCATCCAAACTCTGGCGATGAAGGGTCACGAAACGCCCTACTTCCACGATAAAAGATTGGCCTTCGTGAAATCCTTGATTAAGCAACGCGCTGTCAGTCGCGGGATGACAGGATTGATTTCGGCAAATATCAATCTTTATCCTCACCAAGTTGAAGTTGTGCGGCGGGTACTGGAAGACCCAATTCAGCGCTACTTGCTAGCAGACGAGGTGGGACTCGGAAAAACCATCGAAGCGGGTGCGATTCTCCGTCAGTTCCTCCTGGATGAACCGAAAAAAGGGGCGGTGATATTAGTTCCGCAATATTTGCTTAAACAATGGCGGACTGAGTTAGAAAACAAGTTTTACATCTCCCATTTTGGTAAACGGGTAGCGGTGCTGGCGGTTGAAGATATCCATAAAATCAACCTGAAAGCAAGGATAGGCTGCTTAATTTTAGATGAAGCCCATCACATCGCGGCAATGGCGACCTCTAAGGATGCAACAGTGCGCCAGCGTTTTCAGACTTGCAAAGAAATTGCTCATAAAAGCGATCGCTTACTTTTATTATCTGCCACTCCTGTTCTCAACCATGAGCAAGATTTTCTGGCCATGTTGCACTTGCTTGACCCGACAACCTATAAAATTGGTGATTTAGAAGGTTTTCGCGCCAAAGTAGAAAGCCGTCAGCAAGTTGGTAAAGTTCTCCTTTCTTTTAAAGAAGGTGCGGAACCTCTGGTTCTCAAAAATAACTTGCAGCAACTACGAAACCTCTTTACTGAGGATGAGTATTTACTGAAGCTGGCGGATGATTTAGAAAATTGTTTACAAACAAATTCTACTGAGCAAGAGCAAATCGTCCAAGCGATTCGTGTCCACGTCAGCGATACCTATCGATTACACCGCCGAATGCTTCGCAACCGTCGCGCTGCGGTGGAAGATGTGATCTTTGACCGGAATTTTACGCCGAAAGAAGAGTATGATTTGGACGAGCGATCGCTTGATATCCACGAACTACTCAATCAATGGCGTAGTGTTGCTCCTAGTGACAAGCAATATCAGCGAATTTTTCTGCTGTTATTCTTAGCTGCTGGTACTTGGTTAGGAATTTTAGAACAGGTAATTACCGCCCGTTTAACTGGTAAACCTCATGCTAAACTCATCCAGGAGTTTAAAGAAGATGATGTTCGCATCTTAACTACAACCCCCAAATTCGCAGGCGAAGAAGAGATTCTGCAATCCTTCCTAAAAATTATTCGTCAACCTCAAGAGGACGGAGAACGGAGGGAAAATTTGAAAACAGTCCTGCTGAATCAGTTAGGTACATACTTCAAAATTCCCGCAAACATTCGGAAGAATCAAAAGGAATTCATCACGAGAATACAGCAGAGAATCAAGAGACCAATTACTGGTGATATTCTGCCCAAATTTATTGTATTTACCAGTTTTGTGCAAACTTGTGGCGAAATTGTCCGGTATTTATCTGATACCTTTGGTGCAGAGACAATAGCTAGCCATCAATTTGGAGAATCACCAGACAAGGTTGAGGAAGGCTTAAATAGGTTCAAGGATAACCCAAACTGCTTTATTTTAGTATGCGATCGCTCTGGAGAAGAAGGGCGTAACCTCCAGTTTGCCGATTGGTTAATTCATTTTGACCTTCCTTGGTCGCCTAATCAATTAGAACAGAGAATTGGCAGACTTGACCGCATTGGCAGCAAAATTGGCATCCAATCCTGCGCCTTGATTGGCCCATATTTGGAAGATAGCCCTCACAATGCTTGGTATAAAGTATTAAAAGATGGGTTTGGTATTTTCCAACAATCAATTGCCAGTCTCCAGTTTTATGTGGATGAGAAACTTGCAGAATTGGAAACAACTTTGTTTCAATCAAGTGCTGCTGGATTGTTAGAAATGATTTCACCAATTCAAGAGCAAATTGAAACTGAAATAGCAAAGATTAGCGAACAAAATGCTCTAGATGAAATTGACGCTAACGATGAAATTGCCACCGAGTATTTTCAAGAGCTAGATAATTACGATGCTTGTCATCTAGAAATGAAACGAGCCATTGAAGGCTGGATTTGTGACGCGCTGGGATTCAGAGGACTCAATAATCCAGATTCATCAGATATGCGACGTTATCAACCTTCAACGCGGACATTGGTTCCCATAAATGAGTTAAAAAACCGTTTTGCTGATAGTTATCTAGACCAATTTGGTACTTATAATCGCAGGGTAGCAAACCAGAATCCTGGTGTTAAACTCTTTCGAGTTGGGGAAGGATTTGTAGAAGCCCTCTGGAGCTATATAAACTGGGATGACCGAGGTGAAGCCTTTGCGATGTGGCGCACTGATGCATCTTGGGATGCGAAAGAAGGGAAAGAGTGGTTCGGTTTTCAATGCAATTATGTAGTTGAAGCAAATTTAAGAAATGCCAAACAAGTTTTACTAGATAATAAACTAGATAATTCTCAATTCAAAAACTTGCAGCGACGTGTTGATGCTTTATTTCCGCCAATTATAGAAACAATCTATGTTGATGGTCGCAATGAGCCAATACGTGTTGTTGAGGATAAAGCCCTTTTAAGTATTTTGCAACGTCCATATAAAGATAAAAACAATAATCAAGGACGAGATTACAATCTAGCAAAAGAGCGCTTAGAAATTATTGACGATTTTGTTGACCCTAGTAAGTGGCAAAATTTCTGCTATCAAGTGCGTAATACTTCTGCGGAATTACTTTCCAATCGTCCCGATTTTATTGAATTGTGCCAAAGTTGTGCTAAAGTTGCCGAAAAGAAATTAGCCAATAGAGTAGAACAATTACGCCTGCGTTTGAACCAGCAAAGTTGGGATAATGCATTAGCTGAAGAATTGAAGATAGAAACTGCTTTAAATGCAGCTATTCTAGAGGGAATTCGCCAGCCCCTTCTGAGGCTTGATTCTGTCGGTTTTATTGTTGTATCGGGGCGATCGCTTATGCAATTTGATTGA
- a CDS encoding GNAT family N-acetyltransferase, translating into MEIQIVLYIYSFPSYLREQPRVKIGRTSGSIDADPKELALQRIRGQIRTSHAEEPKLLGAVKVPGEWVETTIHSQLKNQGYHISEAPGIEWFRFPNQKELQDLLDRIYRAVIIDDFSELGGGRRDIEGESFDSIVSAFGVRKLSGSEFRREIELVKVLDDELSPLYPGFPQWFDRTMSSSDAVFNVAYRDRQAIGVAIWKPKGNGIAKLSTLFVTENYRRSGIGRNLILTCFEQWKSERIRRAFVTTARVELVKFFERYGFWVEGIGREIYEREAHQPEWFLTKLFFYESDKSSLDALNKAKILFPSIISTSYNPAGREEVEQIQFNDATVELSASNGSLINQFSLHSWLNLTYPAESVYTPQTAYVIPIRPQFLIQIFQAGKTVYYGRCSCKQDDMRGSLILFYASRPISGIVAIARIVNRYIGTPTKLYSDLGMKGVLTLEEIGSEEQERHAVEFDFLMPLSQVVHLNDLRSNGVLNGPPQTMHSLRIERYKIAVELGGFYAG; encoded by the coding sequence ATGGAGATTCAGATAGTTCTTTACATTTATTCATTTCCTTCGTATCTGCGGGAACAGCCACGAGTTAAAATTGGCAGAACTTCTGGCAGTATTGATGCTGATCCTAAAGAATTAGCATTACAGCGCATACGTGGACAGATTAGAACTTCACATGCAGAAGAACCTAAATTGTTGGGTGCAGTCAAAGTTCCGGGCGAGTGGGTGGAAACAACAATTCATTCCCAATTGAAAAATCAGGGATATCATATTTCAGAAGCACCTGGAATCGAGTGGTTTAGGTTTCCCAATCAAAAAGAATTACAGGATCTCCTTGATAGGATTTATCGAGCTGTAATCATTGATGATTTCTCAGAATTAGGGGGTGGACGAAGAGATATTGAAGGAGAATCATTCGATTCTATCGTTTCGGCATTTGGGGTAAGAAAGCTTAGTGGTAGCGAGTTTAGGCGTGAGATCGAATTAGTCAAAGTACTTGATGATGAACTATCTCCGCTTTATCCAGGCTTTCCTCAATGGTTTGATAGAACAATGAGCAGTTCAGATGCTGTTTTTAACGTAGCTTATAGAGATAGACAAGCTATTGGAGTTGCTATTTGGAAGCCGAAAGGGAATGGAATAGCGAAACTATCAACTCTTTTTGTTACTGAGAATTATCGACGTAGTGGTATCGGAAGAAACTTAATCTTAACTTGTTTTGAACAATGGAAATCAGAACGAATTAGAAGAGCTTTCGTTACCACAGCCAGAGTCGAACTCGTTAAATTCTTTGAACGTTATGGGTTCTGGGTAGAAGGCATAGGGAGGGAAATATACGAACGTGAAGCTCATCAACCGGAATGGTTCTTAACAAAACTATTCTTTTATGAATCTGATAAGAGTAGTTTAGACGCACTAAATAAGGCAAAGATTCTATTTCCATCAATAATATCGACTTCTTATAATCCTGCGGGTAGAGAAGAAGTTGAACAAATTCAGTTTAATGATGCAACAGTTGAGCTAAGTGCTTCTAATGGTAGTTTAATTAACCAATTTTCTCTGCATTCTTGGCTCAACTTGACTTATCCAGCAGAGTCAGTTTACACTCCTCAAACAGCCTATGTTATACCAATTCGTCCTCAATTCTTAATTCAGATATTTCAAGCTGGCAAGACAGTTTACTATGGACGATGTAGTTGTAAACAAGATGACATGAGAGGATCATTAATATTGTTCTATGCCAGCCGTCCTATATCTGGTATAGTAGCGATCGCCAGAATTGTTAATCGATACATTGGAACACCAACTAAACTCTATAGTGATTTGGGTATGAAGGGTGTTCTCACCTTAGAAGAGATCGGTAGTGAGGAACAAGAACGGCACGCCGTTGAGTTTGATTTCCTAATGCCGCTCAGTCAAGTAGTTCATCTAAATGACTTACGCAGCAATGGTGTTCTCAATGGGCCACCGCAAACAATGCACAGCCTTCGTATAGAACGTTATAAAATAGCTGTTGAACTTGGAGGTTTTTATGCAGGTTAA
- a CDS encoding DUF3850 domain-containing protein — protein sequence MQVKYIKALSIKRMYAERIIDGSKKIELRKRSIGMELGDLILLYETTPDSIIRGGFIADKTISLPVCKMWSKYHHILGVDKDFYDMYFENCEFAYGTFIYESFLFPSISLKQIHESCSNFTPPQATINWRQNWYIQSEWIDALNKGRNQLMQEGRLSEQLSLFALQ from the coding sequence ATGCAGGTTAAATACATTAAAGCTCTAAGCATCAAACGAATGTATGCTGAACGTATTATTGATGGTAGTAAAAAAATCGAGTTGCGAAAGCGTTCAATTGGGATGGAATTAGGTGATCTAATTCTTTTGTATGAGACAACACCTGATTCTATTATAAGGGGAGGTTTTATTGCTGATAAAACTATATCCTTACCTGTCTGTAAGATGTGGAGTAAGTATCACCACATTCTGGGAGTAGACAAAGATTTTTATGATATGTATTTTGAAAACTGTGAATTTGCATACGGCACTTTTATATATGAAAGCTTTCTTTTTCCTTCAATTTCTCTGAAACAAATACACGAAAGTTGCTCTAATTTTACACCTCCACAAGCCACAATCAACTGGCGTCAGAATTGGTACATTCAGTCTGAATGGATTGATGCACTTAACAAGGGGAGAAATCAGTTAATGCAGGAAGGGAGGCTAAGTGAACAGTTGAGTTTATTCGCATTGCAGTAA
- a CDS encoding ATP-binding protein — protein MVKRKIIFVGGVHGVGKTTLCKNIESRFNIEHFSASNLIAREKTEEHLRNKRVENIAGNQEILVEAINKYLNNENTYLIDGHFCLLNKDNKITKIPYSTFESICASAIIVLVDEPENIYTRLSSRDSVKHDLALLRSFQEQEIYNAEYIRDKLNIPYLMCNAAKSEDKIYTFIESLVAKAVSE, from the coding sequence ATGGTAAAACGGAAAATAATCTTCGTCGGTGGAGTGCATGGTGTTGGTAAAACAACGCTTTGTAAAAATATAGAATCAAGATTTAATATCGAACATTTTTCAGCGAGCAATCTGATTGCCAGAGAAAAGACAGAGGAACATCTTCGTAACAAACGAGTTGAGAATATTGCCGGAAATCAAGAAATTCTAGTAGAAGCGATAAACAAGTATTTAAATAATGAAAACACGTATTTAATTGATGGGCATTTTTGTCTCTTAAACAAGGATAATAAAATCACTAAAATCCCATACTCAACATTTGAAAGCATTTGCGCTAGTGCTATTATTGTTTTAGTTGATGAACCTGAAAATATTTATACTCGTTTAAGCTCAAGAGACAGTGTGAAACATGATCTAGCTTTGCTGCGATCTTTTCAAGAACAAGAAATTTATAACGCTGAGTACATAAGGGATAAATTAAACATTCCCTATCTAATGTGTAATGCTGCTAAGAGTGAGGACAAAATATATACTTTCATTGAAAGTTTAGTGGCTAAAGCAGTATCGGAATGA
- a CDS encoding DUF4350 domain-containing protein has product MKRSNRLAWIGAIALAAIVLLSLVAAPNNTKLNTGSTYNRAPDGYGAWYAFMQQQGTSIKRWQKPFSDIQPENSPVTLLQVGGYPRETTLDNQEREWVEKGNTLVILGAGGRVTEAEFSTMQKSPQGDIKIDTRRRYKKANSQQVDLGDRFGAVVWEENYKQGKVIFSTTPYLAANAYQDYLSNFKYLASLVTEKSNTVFVDEYIHGYKDADVRKKESEGNLFSFFAKTPLFPILIQVGILLLVLTWAQNRRFGKPVALDTPVADNSEAYIQALAGVLQKADTTNFVVDMVGKQEQLQLQKALGLGQVLLERQALINFWIEKTGASAGELDAVLKLQSRKQPISERELLSWLGKWRTIRLIRNS; this is encoded by the coding sequence ATGAAACGTTCAAATCGCCTTGCTTGGATAGGAGCGATCGCACTCGCTGCGATCGTTTTACTTAGTTTGGTTGCGGCTCCCAATAATACTAAACTTAACACTGGCTCTACCTATAACCGCGCCCCTGATGGCTATGGTGCTTGGTATGCTTTTATGCAACAGCAGGGAACTTCTATCAAGCGCTGGCAAAAGCCTTTTAGTGATATTCAGCCAGAAAACAGCCCAGTTACTCTACTACAGGTAGGCGGCTATCCAAGGGAGACGACACTGGATAATCAAGAGCGTGAATGGGTAGAAAAAGGGAATACTTTGGTAATTTTGGGGGCTGGGGGGCGGGTTACAGAAGCGGAGTTTAGCACTATGCAGAAATCTCCCCAAGGTGATATTAAAATTGATACACGTAGACGATATAAAAAAGCTAACTCCCAGCAAGTTGATTTAGGCGATCGCTTTGGTGCTGTTGTCTGGGAAGAAAATTACAAACAGGGAAAGGTAATTTTTTCTACCACTCCTTATTTAGCCGCCAACGCCTACCAAGATTATTTAAGTAATTTCAAGTATCTAGCCAGTTTAGTAACTGAAAAAAGCAACACAGTATTTGTCGATGAATACATCCACGGCTATAAAGATGCCGATGTCAGAAAGAAAGAAAGCGAAGGAAATTTATTTAGTTTTTTTGCTAAAACTCCTTTATTTCCAATATTGATACAGGTAGGTATCCTGCTATTAGTACTAACTTGGGCACAGAATCGCCGCTTTGGCAAACCAGTAGCTTTAGATACACCAGTTGCAGATAACAGCGAAGCATACATCCAAGCTTTAGCGGGAGTGTTGCAGAAAGCTGATACCACCAACTTTGTTGTAGATATGGTGGGTAAACAAGAACAACTACAACTCCAAAAAGCTTTGGGATTAGGGCAAGTACTTTTAGAACGCCAAGCCTTAATTAATTTCTGGATAGAAAAAACAGGCGCAAGTGCAGGAGAATTAGATGCAGTTTTAAAGCTACAATCTCGCAAACAACCCATCAGTGAACGAGAACTGTTAAGCTGGTTGGGGAAATGGCGAACCATTAGATTAATTCGTAATTCGTAA
- a CDS encoding AAA family ATPase — MSETHPILIRLGQGINQVIVGQSSLIQQLLVALLAGGHVILEGVPGTGKTLLVKVLAQLIQGDFRRIQLTPDVLPSDITGTNIFDLNSRNFTLKKGPIFTEVLLADEINRTPPKTQAALLEAMEEMQVTLDGESLPLPDLFWVIATQNPLEFEGTYPLPEAQLDRFLFKLVVDYPDQAAEKQMLLNRQAGFAARRLDISRLKPIATVADILQARQAVKEVKVSEAIVDYLLALVRTSRQYPDLTLGASPRAAGAWLQTSQALAWLTGRDFVTPDDVKAVASPLLRHRLILKPEAMLDGLQMDAVIASVINQVPVPR; from the coding sequence ATGAGCGAAACACATCCTATCTTAATTCGTCTCGGTCAAGGTATTAATCAAGTTATTGTCGGACAATCTAGCTTAATACAACAACTTTTAGTAGCACTGCTAGCGGGTGGACACGTAATTTTAGAAGGAGTACCGGGAACTGGTAAAACTCTCTTAGTAAAAGTGTTAGCGCAGTTAATCCAAGGGGATTTTCGCCGGATTCAACTAACACCAGATGTTTTACCTTCAGATATTACTGGTACAAATATTTTTGACTTAAATAGCCGCAATTTCACTTTGAAAAAAGGGCCAATATTTACCGAAGTGCTGCTAGCTGACGAAATTAACCGTACTCCTCCCAAAACCCAAGCAGCGCTACTGGAAGCAATGGAAGAGATGCAGGTAACGCTAGATGGTGAAAGTTTGCCCTTACCAGATTTATTTTGGGTGATTGCAACCCAAAATCCTCTGGAATTTGAGGGGACTTATCCCTTACCAGAGGCGCAGTTGGACAGATTTTTATTTAAGCTGGTGGTAGATTATCCAGATCAAGCTGCTGAAAAGCAAATGTTACTGAATCGTCAAGCGGGTTTTGCAGCAAGGCGTTTGGATATTAGCCGTTTGAAACCAATTGCAACAGTAGCCGATATTTTGCAAGCACGACAAGCAGTCAAAGAAGTTAAAGTATCAGAAGCGATCGTTGATTATTTGTTGGCGTTGGTGAGAACATCGCGTCAATATCCTGATTTAACTTTGGGTGCATCGCCTCGCGCTGCCGGTGCTTGGTTGCAGACATCTCAAGCATTAGCCTGGTTAACTGGAAGAGATTTTGTCACACCAGATGATGTTAAAGCAGTTGCATCGCCGCTGCTACGTCATCGCCTGATTTTGAAACCAGAAGCAATGCTGGATGGTTTACAAATGGATGCAGTAATTGCGTCGGTAATTAACCAAGTACCAGTTCCAAGGTAA
- a CDS encoding response regulator — MPKEKGGEIPAIALTAYAGESDRDLVLAVGFQKHIAKPVQPTELLTSIADLLKERVGSEE; from the coding sequence ATGCCCAAGGAGAAGGGTGGGGAAATTCCAGCGATCGCCCTTACCGCCTATGCTGGAGAAAGCGATCGCGATCTAGTCTTAGCAGTTGGTTTTCAGAAGCATATTGCCAAACCAGTCCAACCAACTGAATTACTTACCTCAATTGCAGATTTGCTTAAGGAAAGAGTCGGGAGTGAAGAATAG